The Girardinichthys multiradiatus isolate DD_20200921_A chromosome 7, DD_fGirMul_XY1, whole genome shotgun sequence region CAGCATGCCGTgtcggcaaggcaagggccccgtgCAACTCTATCCCAGACCCGCCCACAGGGCTGACACCATCAAGCACCGAGCACACAACGGAACCcccaaccccacaccaagatggaaCAAACTCACACTGCAAACTCACCCAACGGCAAGCACCCGGGGCCAGcgtcccccaccacgccccaGCAACCACACAGATACATCaaatcactgccactgcaaagatagcccaggtagaaacattatccagctcagccgatccaaatgctggtgaccccacatccaagaagaggataTATGCAACCTAACCCTTAGAGCTGagcgcaggcaccagaggttaggGTGATAAAATACCCTCCCTCTTGATTAAGCACGTCCACACCAAAGGCCCTACGTGTGAATGCCATGAAAATATTATAAATGActgtctaagttgtacaataaaattggggcacaggctgccatggggCCGCAGAGATAAAAAACCCTTGCGGCACTCTAATGACGCACCTGCACCCCAAGGCACTACATAAGAGGTAGTGTGATGGAGGGAGGTGTCCGGGGAAGGGGAGGGAAGGACTTGGGGGTAAAATGgtctcccagggagccagctccccggCTGATCCCAAAAGGGCACCCCCGTTCGCCGAGTACTCCACACATCCCCGAGGAACCACCCAAACCCTCAAAACCCGATCCCCAACCCCAACACCCAGTTCCCAGCCTGAAGAAGCCACCAACCCCCAACAAAAGCCAGCCGGAAGCAGGTGCAGCAACGACCCAGAGTGCGGCCCCACCACAGAAAAAAGAGCAGACCGGCCGGCCCAGTGCAACCAGAATacgccacacaaaggagggcacatgaccaaCGTGCCCAACCATCCCCGAACCCACGGGGCCAAGCCAACAGAGCATCCAGCACATGCAGTCCCCTTTAGACAAACAAATCGAAACCCCCAGGGCCAGCTAGGCAGTGAAGCAGACCCCGCGATGCACCACCGCCCACCACTGTGCCCAAATGAAAGACACCAGCCCAGCAAGCCGAAGAACGGCACATAAAAGGCCACAGTACGCACAGCAAAGAGGCCGTATTCACCCCGAGACGCAGAACCACCAACATCAATGCCAGCCAAGCAAAAATGACACAGCCAAGCTAAGCTGCTGCTCCCCCGAGCCAATGCCATAGCAACACCACACTTCCTTCCATACATCAGTAGGTGTACGGTGAAAACCACCAACGCCAAGCACACACcacccaccaggaaccacccagcaAACAAGAAACTCCACCTCAGTATAAGGGCAAGAAGCCCAGTGCAACCTCTGAGTCCAGCAACGCCCGCCCTGCGACACCCACACTCAGAGGCCAGAGCTGCCGCACACAGGACCATTGCCCCAACACCATAGCACACCATACAGCGGAGGACAGAACGCAGCAAAGAGCACCCAAAGCAAAACGCCCACCAAAAACAAAGCCCCCCACGAAAGTGCACCCCTGTGAGAAGGaagacccacagcatccagGTCCAAGAGCATGCCCGACATCCATACCCCTGCCAGAAGTAGCCCTGCGAGAAAACCCACACCAAACTCCACAAAAGGCAGAaagcccacagagccaaaatCAAAACCAGTCCATCCCGAGATAAACCCAGACCGTCTGCCCAAACCATGCAGAGCCCTCTGACCCCTCTCCGCCAGACAGAACCGGGACCCAGACAAGGAACCAGAATCCGAACAAGAACTGCCCAGGTCCAAATGATGCCCATCCCCACCCAAGGCCAACCACCCATCACCATCCCAGAAGAAAACCTTcacccaccccaacattcgaactcccagaacacataagacattAGACACCCAGGTTGACTCTTCCACACCCCCTCCCACAGATCCTGCGCCCTGCCAGTGCACTCCTTGAAGGACagagcacctgcaatgagatggtaccTACCCACCAGTTTGGGAGGCCTCTACACCCACCTATGCACCAAAGGCCCTCCGGGCTGGTGCCGGGTGCCAGAGCATGTGCCGGCCCAAACCCTGCTGACATTCCTGCCTGGACCCAAGCCCCCCTGGCCCAGCCAGGACCCTAGCTTGGGGCGACATAGCCAGCAGGCCAGTAACCTATGTCCGCCAACACAAGCTCCCCAAAAGCATCGCATGCTGCCACCAGATGCCACCCCCGAGAGCCACCAAACCCCCAGCCCAGTTGGGGCCATGCCAGGGGCCACAGTCCAGGGACACCCCAAACCCAGACACCCCCCTGCATCCGCCACAACGCCCCACATGACGAAGCCAAAGGTGCCCCACCCCCACTTGGTGATGGAGCCAattaaaggagcccagagagattgatctgaAGTGGAGGCAGAGGTTGTCTCAAAACTTACATAATCACACAGAAGGTTTCTGTACTGGTAAATATTAAACTAAAAACTTTATAGGTTATGCAACTCACCTGTTTCAAGGTTCCTAATTTTCTCTCCAGGAACGATAGGAAAAACACTGTGAATGATGACCATTTGACCCTTACCATAACAGCACATAAACTAAAAACGTTTAATCTAATTTATGCAGTAATGAAATGTTTGGTTATTGTGCATCTTCTTGTTGAAGGAGCAaccattacaaataaaaacttgatTTTCTGGTTCCTGGCAGAACACAAACAGCACTACCAGATTAACCTAACCTGTTTTCCCTCTACAGATCCAAATGACTTAAAATGTATATATGCTCAGAACCTGTCTCCTGGCAACAGTGTAAGTAAAagatgattttgtttgtttaccaaCCTTCTTGTGTGTCTTTAACTGTTTGATGTAACAAACATGTCTTTATTCAGGTTTCAGCCAAAAGCTGGAATGGAGCAAATGGACATTCCAAGTTATATCTACAAAACAAGCACCACAAAAAGCAGGTGTGCATTGCTGTGCTTGTATATGTTATTACATTAGATGTTATAATACAACTTCTTTGTGAACCCTGAAATGGACACAGTCATGCTATATTTTaccttatattttatttactacAGAAGTGAGGTCCATCTAAAACCTTATCTCACAGAGAGGATCCAATAAAACTGATAGACTGGGTCCTGAACGTGATCAGCAGCAATATCAAGTCTGGCCATTTGATCTTATTAACCCAGTTTTATTTAGTAATTTTAGTAAAGTACAAGACAGCTTTAATAAAACTTGGGTGATTTATTTTGAGCTAGTACGTCTGCTAAgggaaaatcaaaataataaatagttGCTCTCAGACCCACAATACTTGAAGAAACAAGATGCTACGATTAAGTGACAACACACACTGCGTCCTGATTAGTTGTTAAATGATGCAACAAGTTCAATGTCTCCTTCATATTTTACTGTAGGCTGTCAGTTTGGTCAGGGATCTATAGCTGCTGTGGTAGTCATATCTGAGGCTGGATCTAAATGCGGAAGGCTCTCTGAAGAACAACATATGCAATCTTATTGTTCACTGTTGAAAATTGAGGTATTTGGCTCTGACTGACTCATCTGTACAGATGATAGGTGAGGCATTTTGTTGTGTTCTAAGGCAACAACATTTGGATTCAGCCTTGAGGTGTCTAGAAAATCCTTGGGCAATGTTAATCACTTTCAGATTTCCTGTtactttcttgttttgttttctgtttttatataattttctaagctttgtttttaattgggAGGCCTTATAACACCCCACTGGGTAGGAAATAACTCCTGATTGAGCTGGGGCACGTTTATATTTATGTTGAGAAGTTAGTGTCTCAGATCATATTTGAGGGTGCACCAAACAGCTGTCAGCACCCTCATATTTAAGTCGCATATTTTAGTATATAAAGGAACCTTTACTAGCAGCAAGGTGTTCTAGTCCAGTCGCTGCAAAGCTCAAATGATCAgcccaccaccaccatgctggaCAATCAGTATGAGGTTTTTATCGGTACTGCATTATATCTTATGTTTGGTCTTTGGGTTTTCATGGCACAAGGAAATCCACAGACAGAACTTTGCAAAGCTAACCTGTGCTgccattttattttgagagaccaaagtaaatcagtttattttccCCAAATAAGCCGTAGTTGTTCAGTCCTTTTGTAATTCCACTATTACTATAACTGTAGTATTTAACAGTTAACTATAGTTTGAGCAGtatttctgtttctccttgtttaACTCTGGGCCCTGCCCTGTCTGATCTGGGGGCGCACCGAGACCATTGGTAAaggttttgaatattttttgcagGTCCCTCATGTTTCTCTCTGTATAATGATGAGCAGCAAAAATGCTTTTCAAAGCTCAGAGTTCACATCTTTTCTTCTTGACATTGGGTTAAAACACCTGGATGCTCCAAAGCAGTAAACTAGTCTGTCTTTATAGCAGTGGTCACACTAATGATGATCAGTTAATCCTGGACATGGCAGCTGTCTGTGTCCTAATTCTTGTGGAGGCAGTGAAAGTGTGCATCGTGgctcaattcagttttatttatatagcgccaattcacaacacatgttgtctcaaggcacttcacaaaagtcaggttcatacattccaattaatcctgatcattgaacagttcagtcagattcagttatttattcaaattggataaaaagtttttctatctaaggaaacccagcagattgcatccagtcagtgacttgcagcattcactcctcctggatgagcatgtagagacagtggacagtcactggcgttgactttgcagcaatccctcacactgagcatgcatgtagcgacagtggagaggaaaaactcccttttaacaggaagaaacctccagcagaaccagaaccagtgtgagcggccatctgccatgaccgactgggggtttgagagaacagagcagagacacaaagagaacaaagaagcagtgatccaggagtactttctatgggaaggaaaagtaaatgttaatggatgtagctcctttagtcgtttcaccaagaaagaaagaacagataaactctgagccagttttcaaggttacagtctgaaagagagcacatataattagttacagtaaaagctcagtcagtagccatgtctaggagagagaaagggttaaacactgaatgatagggccatgtggatcatctgtagaaggtgagcattaagttgttgccatcagaagctcggacgatgcccctctccagaaaggtgtcacaggtagatacagagtcaggccaggtgtagcttctaggaagagaaaagagagaacataaagttaaaaactgaaataacagcaaataatgcaaaattggagagtagtatgagaatgtagcgaagaggatgaaagtggtcattatgtcctccagcagcctaagcctatagcagcataattacagagatagtttcagtttatttatttatatagcgcttatttacaacaatgtcatctcaaggcccctcacaaagggtccggaacagCGCGAGGCcaccggggaggccagaccaaaccaccaagtgccagagcccggccaccccagatcgggccacgtgtaggggcactaagtaaaataataaactgataaagtggccattgttatactaaaaaccacaaagattgggatacctctttgtctcagattgaccataaccattggaaaagagaaggggtcagtatctgtttaataaaaacccaaacactGCCCCTAGGCTCTGCTGATTTTATTGATGTCAGTTCAAGAGCCCCAGAGGATTTACTTTACTATACTGTGGGCAAATCATTTGGAATTGAAATCTGCTGGGTAGTTCCTTGGTACTGCTACTGAACCTCAGAGGCAGTTTTCTCTGAGGACTTGTCTTACTGTCTGTTTTTCAAATTAGTATTTTCTTTCTAGATATTCGACTAAATGCAGTCCTCCAGAATGAAAAGATCAAATTTCACATGCAACTTTTGATTTCTATTCTTTACAAtctttttaatcatattttcatCACAGATCTATCTACATTAATTAGGTTACTTTAACTAATGATTAGCCTAAGCTATCCATACAATTCAAGGGAAAATATCAATTTATCACCACCTCAATTTAATTTCTTCCTTCATTTGAAAATCTTGAAATGACTCTGTGGTTAAAATATTTGGGGATGTTCCTCTGGGTTATTAGTTCTTTCCAATCTTTCCTCGTAGTTTTTCAGTAAGACGGTGGACTTTGTATTGGTAAGACCAGGTCATTTCCCCTGATGTGTGgatttcctgtttctctttgtcCTTCTCCAGAGCTATGAcatggagctgctgctgccccAGGACAGTGTTTATGTCCCAGCACAGCCTGTGGTGGTGGTGAAGAGTGAGTCGGAGCTCTCTGCCATCAGCTTCATGGGAGCACTGCGAATACCTGTCAGTTAAACAGAAACTTTTCTGCAATGGTTGCAATCACAAGAGTCAGTTCTTATTACTCAGTCTAAGGGTGAATACCTGCCATGGTATTATTGTTTGTCTTTGCAGGGAGTGGTGGAGTTTTCTCTGTGCCTGCTCTTTGCCAAACTGGTCAGTTATACCTTCCTTTTCTGGCTTCCCCTCTACATTACCAAAGCAGGTGGGCAATAAACAGAAAGGTGCACTTTGTAACAAACTGTCATTCTTGTTTGGTCATTTTCTCTGGAAATGACCAAACAAGAATGGGTTTTCAACACAGATCACCATAAAGCTGTAACAGTATCTCAGTTTAGCGCTTTATATTCTGTTGAATTTTAGTCCCAAACTGTTTATCTTTaacagtagtagtagtagcttTTGCAGTAACTGTTTATCTTTATAAAAACTGTATCTGTTTGCTTTATGAAGACAACATTTctcaataaactgaattgaactgaaatcaATTTATTTACATGTCAGAGGAATTTGATAAACTGTGTTTCTTGTTCAGCTCACTTGGatgcaaagaaagctggagaTCTCTCCACCTTGTTTGATGTTGGAGGAATTGTGGGTCAgtgaatgttttttcttttcttttttttttctagagccatgagaaatgttttaacTTCATACTTGTTGAGtagaatttgttttttacaaatacttaTGGAGTCTGaatctttttatttgctttattgcTTTTATCTCTGCTGTGTAAACATGTAAAGTTAGACTTAGTCAGTTTATTTTGCAGGAATTAGCGACATATAAATAAGTGTATTCATTCCTAATGGATAGACAgaaaattgtgtgtgtgtgtgtgtgtacttgtacttgttgctgaatgagaaccatttttcatatttttatcgcaaagtgaggacattttcctggtcctcactttttcaaattccgttcttgggacaggggttaggtttaggactagggtatgaattgagttagtgttagggtcagggttaggcactaaaaatcaaggaaaatgaatggaagtcaatggaagtaactgaaaagtcctcacaaagatagtaaaacacgggtgtgtgtgtgtgacccATACATACAGGAGGGATCTTGGCAGGAGTGATCTCTGATAAACTGGGGAAGAGAGCCACCACATGTGCTGTCATGTTACTACTGGCTGCTCCTACAGTAAGCTTTCATGTTTAGTGTCTAAACCGACTATGATGCATGTTTgttatgtgaaaaataaatagacTGTATTTCATTGTGCAACACATGGTTTATAACAAAGCACCCCGCAATAATGtagaagtaattttttttataatgcatGTTATATAAACAACCTCCTACTTTGTTTAGATCAGTCATAAATATTGATGGACTTTATCCAGGCTTCCTTCCTGATGTTGGTTTACTTTTTGCTCTGCAGCTTTATGGCTTCTCAATGATCAGCCAGTTCGGTCTGGGACCAACCGTTGGTAAGAAGCAGCTGTCCCTCCAAGGCTGTGGGACAAGAATCTCTGTCGTCTTTGCatgagattttattttactatcagggatttttaaaaccatttccCACAATACTAGATGCAATTCTTTGTGTAGAGCATTTGTTTTCTATATATGTTGAACGTGATTTAGAAAACATGTTGGAAAGCTCGGTGCTGAGTTTTAGAGCTCTGCACGTCATGAATCTTAGAAGCATCGAGCTCCGTCTGAGTTGAAGCAAACGTAGCAGTGCACAAAGTTTCCGAAAACAGGCGAAGTGGAAAGAATTGGGACGGGATCTGGTATGTTCTAATGTCCCCATAGCACTAATAATGATGCAATTGATTTAGTATGAAAACCTTTAAATGGTCTCATGTTGGAATAATTCTCATCAAGCTATGAAACAGTGGAAAATATGAACAGCAAAGAGAGAGTTCACCACCTTTCAAGTAAAAACTGAGCCCAGTCACCCTCAGCTCCCTGTTCTCCTGTTGGACAGCTGCACTGATGCAAATGCAGGAAGTTCAACATGTTAGGATGTGTCAGATtttaaaatgagacaaaaagaaaatcctgcCTTAACCTTGAATTTTACACTGACTGTGCCTTTAATGTGTCAGGTTCCAGTAGCATGATGATCATCCAGTTACAAGACAGATGAGATGTTTCAACCATTCTTTTCATTAGGACcaattaataaatgtataaataattaattaataattctGGAGTGTTGGAGTGTTCACAAAGGTTTATGAATGAACTTCTCCATCCTTCTATTAAAATGTCATGAAGTGACAGTTAAAGGCTAAAAGGCACATttcatgtaaaataaatcaatatgcTTTCTTAATTTcccaaactaaataataaacctGGTTCCTAATAAGTTgggttatttgttttaaatgtaaatttcaCATTTTCCCTTCAGAATTAACTTTATTGACCAAGATTGTGAGTACAAACAAGAAATTAGACTTCCCCTTGGCGCTTCCTTCGTACAGACATTAAGTCCAAAAATATCAACTTtggagaaaagaaaatcaaggATAAAAGGAACATAATGTACATGTATGATTCATCGTCTGTTGCTGATTCTTCTCAGTGTGTGTGACGTTGCAGAGAAACTGAGCTCTATACATGTACACTTCTATACATATATTGTATACAGCATGTCCCTGTCAATGGTTTCATAGGAATACCCTGTGAAGCGGTCTGTAGACACAAACTTAGTCTCTAGGTCCAGACGTTTGACCGGTTTTGTGTTTCCCAGGAATGCTGTTGGTATGTGGAGGTCTGGTAAATGGACCCTATGCCCTCATAACAACTGCGGTGTCAGCAGATCTGGTAAAAATTTGAAACTAAAATCTACTTTCTGatctaatacattttttttcacatgtaCCCCACTCCTTTGTgattctctctgtttttctttgataatAGGGAACACACAAAAGCCTGAAAGGCAACGCCAGAGCATTGTCCACAGTTACTGCCATCATTGATGGGACAGGATCTGTAGGTCAGTACCACTCACAAGGAACATGTCTCCCCCTTGGAAGCAGTTTCTTTTCCCACGTAGAGAAGCAATACGTCACTGAATCAATAGGTTGAATGGAATTTCTCTCTAACTTCAGATATTTCTAACTGAAGCTCATTaaggttctatttaaatctaacaaatgttttaaacaggGTTCAGCCACCCTGCCGTAGAAGCTTATAGCTGCAGTTTTAGCTTGAATTTTATTTGAACTGTGCTGTTGTTTCACTTACTCCTGATTTCATCCCATAGAAGAACAGTTagtgttcgttcgttcgttcgtcgtcttccgcttatccaggaccgggtcgcgggggcagcagactcagcagagatgcccagacgtccctctctccagacacctcctccagctcctccagggggagcccaaggcgttcccaggccagccgagagacatagtccctccagcatgtcctgggccgtcccctgggcctcctcc contains the following coding sequences:
- the LOC124871426 gene encoding uncharacterized protein LOC124871426: MVMGGWPWVGMGIIWTWAVLVRILVPCLGPGSVWRRGVRGLCMVWADGLGLSRDGLVLILALWAFCLLWSLVWVFSQGYFWQGYGCRACSWTWMLWVFLLTGVHFRGGLCFWWAFCFGCSLLRSVLRCMVCYGVGAMVLCAAALASECGCRRAGVAGLRGCTGLLALILRWSFLFAGWFLVGGVCLALVVFTVHLLMYGRKCGVAMALARGSSSLAWLCHFCLAGIDVGGSASRGEYGLFAVRTVAFYVPFFGLLGWCLSFGHSGGRWCIAGSASLPSWPWGFRFVCLKGTACAGCSVGLAPWVRGWLGTLVMCPPLCGVFWLHWAGRSALFSVVGPHSGSLLHLLPAGFCWGLVASSGWELGVGVGDRVLRVWVVPRGCVEYSANGGALLGSAGELAPWETILPPSPSLPFPGHLPPSHYLLCSALGCRCVIRVPQGFFISAAPWQPVPQFYCTT